A genomic window from Leptolyngbya sp. BL0902 includes:
- a CDS encoding amino acid ABC transporter ATP-binding protein: protein MTALSSPSSVITCENLHKSFGPIEVLKGISTAFEKGDVVSIIGPSGCGKSTFLRCLNRLESINQGRLEVMGQDMSSPKLSWQALYHLRSQVSMVFQHFNLFPHLTVLDNLMLAPQKALKVSKAEAQDLALHYLTKVGLGERAHAYPEQLSGGQKQRVAIARSLCMKPEAILFDEPTSALDPELVGEVLGVMRQLAEEGMTMVVVTHEMQFAREVSNRVLFFNAGLIEEEGVPSEVFANPSSDRLKAFLRRLSQH from the coding sequence ATGACCGCCCTTTCCTCCCCCAGTTCCGTCATCACCTGCGAAAATCTGCACAAAAGCTTTGGCCCCATCGAAGTGCTGAAAGGCATCTCCACCGCCTTTGAGAAGGGGGATGTGGTCTCCATCATCGGCCCTTCGGGCTGTGGCAAAAGCACCTTTCTGCGCTGCCTCAATCGGCTGGAATCCATCAACCAGGGGCGACTGGAGGTGATGGGGCAAGATATGTCCTCCCCCAAGCTGTCTTGGCAGGCGCTGTACCATCTCCGCAGCCAGGTGAGTATGGTGTTTCAGCATTTCAACCTGTTCCCCCACCTGACGGTGCTGGACAACCTGATGCTGGCCCCCCAAAAGGCGCTCAAGGTCTCCAAGGCCGAAGCCCAGGATTTAGCCCTCCACTACCTGACCAAGGTGGGCCTAGGGGAACGCGCCCACGCCTACCCTGAACAGCTTTCTGGGGGCCAAAAGCAGCGGGTGGCCATCGCCCGCAGCCTGTGCATGAAGCCGGAGGCGATTTTGTTTGATGAGCCCACCAGCGCCCTCGACCCCGAACTGGTGGGGGAGGTGCTGGGCGTGATGCGGCAACTGGCGGAGGAGGGCATGACTATGGTGGTTGTCACCCACGAAATGCAGTTTGCCCGCGAGGTCTCGAACCGGGTGCTGTTTTTCAATGCCGGACTGATTGAAGAGGAAGGCGTGCCTAGCGAGGTCTTCGCCAACCCCAGCAGTGATCGCCTCAAGGCCTTCCTGCGCCGCCTGAGCCAACACTGA
- a CDS encoding DUF1269 domain-containing protein encodes MSTLTVWKFKTAEGAENALAKLEGLQKQELIKVLDAAVVTWPTGRKKPKTYQAVSTVGVGALGGAFWGMLFGLIFLVPLFGMIVGAAAGALSGKFTDYGINDDFIKDLRDKVTEGTSALFLLTGQVTVDKVSEAFSPDEAGELIQSNLSAEQEAKLREDFGAEL; translated from the coding sequence ATGTCTACGTTAACCGTGTGGAAATTTAAGACCGCTGAGGGTGCAGAAAACGCCTTAGCCAAACTAGAAGGTCTGCAAAAACAAGAGCTAATCAAGGTGCTAGACGCTGCCGTGGTCACTTGGCCAACGGGTCGTAAAAAGCCTAAAACCTACCAAGCCGTGAGCACCGTAGGGGTAGGAGCCCTGGGGGGTGCCTTTTGGGGGATGCTGTTTGGTTTGATTTTCTTGGTGCCTCTGTTTGGCATGATTGTGGGCGCAGCAGCAGGTGCCCTATCCGGCAAGTTTACCGACTACGGCATCAATGACGACTTTATCAAAGACCTGCGCGATAAGGTAACAGAAGGCACCTCCGCGCTCTTTTTGCTGACCGGACAAGTTACCGTAGACAAGGTTAGTGAAGCCTTTTCTCCCGATGAGGCTGGCGAACTTATTCAGTCCAATCTATCGGCAGAACAGGAAGCTAAACTGCGGGAAGACTTCGGTGCTGAGTTGTAG
- a CDS encoding SH3 domain-containing protein, with protein sequence MLWPLGGNAPWLRVGLVGLLLVAGCSSSDTIATEASTPTDAPPEPAAAPTLEETIAGFRAAVIDPPRVTTLSGQTPGAKINLRSQPTTLSPIVGSGTAGDEVRLLRLAEGEGGYSWYYAQSPAADQEGWVRGDFVDISNATPVTATPSTAPSAAQNALATASPPCGSDRQEALFETQSYTVHLCQSAQGLRYVGTNRATQESVIIDDVAVNQSVYIAIDGNQQYHISDTHLARYEVHDGSYRPLQSEPVTRFERFLY encoded by the coding sequence ATGCTGTGGCCCCTTGGAGGAAACGCCCCTTGGTTGAGGGTTGGCCTGGTTGGCCTGCTGTTGGTGGCGGGCTGTAGTAGCTCGGATACCATAGCCACCGAAGCCAGCACCCCCACCGACGCCCCCCCTGAACCAGCGGCGGCCCCTACCCTAGAGGAAACTATCGCTGGGTTCCGCGCCGCCGTGATTGATCCGCCCCGTGTGACTACCCTATCTGGCCAAACCCCAGGGGCAAAAATTAACTTGCGCTCCCAGCCCACCACCCTCTCCCCCATTGTGGGCAGTGGCACGGCGGGGGATGAGGTGCGGCTGCTGCGCCTCGCGGAGGGGGAAGGGGGCTATAGCTGGTACTATGCCCAGTCTCCGGCGGCGGATCAAGAGGGCTGGGTACGGGGTGACTTTGTGGATATTAGTAATGCCACCCCGGTGACGGCTACCCCCTCAACGGCACCCAGCGCCGCCCAGAATGCCCTAGCTACAGCCTCTCCTCCCTGTGGATCTGACCGACAAGAAGCCCTGTTTGAAACCCAGTCCTACACCGTGCATTTGTGCCAGTCGGCCCAAGGGCTGCGCTACGTAGGCACCAACCGAGCCACCCAAGAGTCGGTCATTATCGACGATGTGGCCGTTAACCAATCCGTCTACATTGCCATTGACGGCAATCAGCAATACCATATCAGCGACACCCACCTCGCCCGCTACGAAGTGCACGACGGCAGCTATCGGCCCCTCCAGAGCGAGCCCGTAACTCGGTTTGAGCGCTTTTTGTATTAG
- a CDS encoding PAS domain S-box protein produces the protein MPAPFPRPLRPLASIPLLWVITIPLAVSALSSLAGAIYVSYRHSQGVVVELGQQLLGKTNQVIHQELEDYLEIPLLMNHLNADAVDRYGLDIADSATLEALLFSRLQQFEEVAGVWFASPEGRLRVVERDPDPRLVVAEPTQPNRVAVYELGPTGARGSLVEVSEDFDLRRDRPWYGGAVARGRLGWNPLFPPGASDDLTLDHLTLNASQPIYAPDGTLRGVFAVHLRLDTLSAMLQTLDIGQVGYVLITDANGAIVATSSAEPPHRLEGGNGTAQPSRRLALATSRDPFLRALNSLLQEQHLLQRARDTEAAMAQFRHHQTTHYVSVSRFHDAYGLDWRIITVAPDRYFLGHLPRHQQQALLLWLLGVISALGLGLVVARLFLYRLRHYYRASQTLAAGDLSQRLLTDSPIRELNGMASAFNHMADQLQQSFQGIQTALQESEAKFTTIFRASPVPMAIATLKERRMVAANHSFLTLLKQPTEAVVGHRWEDLGANPDGGEPWWQTLDIPPPVRDLEVQIATGAGVRTVLLSATVQALSGEDCMILTFHDITQRRQAEAHLRQTEQWLRQYSQISPTMIYTYVETATGGHGFEYLSAALEDIGGISVEEGLRDANAVRGLIHPADRDAYLQAEAESEATLTAFSHQCRIVTPAGQMKWVHVQSQPERRRDGSTAWHGVVVDISAEKHMEEARLQSEAQRRAILNALPDLIVRTRRDGTYLEIKPAATFPTELPYFVVGNNLRQVLPPDLLVPYLQTMERAFATGETQCYEYAIEVQGETLWQEVRMVPMGLEEMLFVVRNLTDLHRMAMALQESETRFRQLAETVKEGFFVYEMASRRYSYVNPAYGAVLGLAPQPDPPINKRWERLLTHSPADQPARSFMLSQEQWLSHIHPEDRPRIEAALQRERQGELFDQEYRYITPAEDLRWLRSKAFPLKDETGQLIRIVGTVEDITERRLAEDALRQSEARFRRAFDHAPYGISLVSPTGQFVMANPKYCALLGYSEAELRQLRFPDITHPDDREADWQAFQRMMAGDASASQIEKRYLTQEGEVIPVIINTAPVYDVNGHLLYSVGHVQDIRERQAIDRMKDEFISVVSHELRTPITSIQGALALLGAGIYANRPDKAKAMLEIAINNSDRLVHLVDDILSFERLESGRVQLEPELCQVEDLFAQAVDSVKALADQAHITLETQPRCAPLEAAPDAIVQTLTNLLSNAIKFSPPGSTVWLRATLTDAIDPSPASSTRLSPNSRLPPPAFPLPPSPTPPSYLLITVQDQGRGIPANKLDHIFEQFQQVDASDSRQRGGTGLGLAICKRIVEQHQGRIWVESQLGQGSTFYVALPLQTPNASQEVFHA, from the coding sequence ATGCCCGCCCCCTTCCCCCGCCCCCTTCGCCCCTTGGCCAGTATTCCGCTGCTCTGGGTGATAACCATTCCCCTCGCTGTGTCGGCCCTGAGTTCCTTGGCGGGGGCGATCTATGTGTCCTATCGCCATAGCCAGGGGGTGGTCGTGGAACTGGGGCAGCAATTGCTCGGCAAGACCAACCAGGTGATTCATCAAGAACTGGAGGACTATCTGGAAATACCGCTGCTCATGAACCACCTGAATGCAGACGCGGTGGATCGCTACGGCTTGGATATAGCGGATTCAGCCACCTTAGAAGCCTTGCTGTTTAGCCGATTGCAGCAGTTTGAGGAGGTCGCGGGGGTTTGGTTTGCAAGCCCAGAGGGACGGCTGCGGGTGGTGGAGCGTGACCCAGACCCACGCCTGGTGGTGGCAGAGCCCACTCAGCCCAACCGTGTGGCCGTGTATGAGCTAGGGCCGACGGGGGCGCGAGGCTCCTTGGTGGAGGTGTCGGAAGATTTTGACCTGCGCCGGGATCGACCCTGGTATGGGGGCGCAGTGGCGCGGGGGCGGCTGGGCTGGAATCCGCTGTTTCCGCCAGGGGCATCGGACGACCTCACCCTCGACCACCTCACCCTGAATGCCTCCCAGCCCATCTATGCCCCGGACGGCACCCTGCGAGGGGTGTTTGCCGTGCATCTACGGCTGGATACGTTGAGTGCGATGCTGCAAACCTTAGATATCGGCCAGGTGGGCTATGTCCTCATCACCGATGCCAATGGGGCGATTGTGGCCACCTCCAGCGCCGAACCGCCCCATCGCCTGGAGGGGGGCAACGGCACCGCCCAGCCGTCTCGCCGTCTCGCCCTGGCCACCAGTCGGGATCCGTTCCTTCGGGCGCTGAATTCCCTATTGCAGGAGCAGCACCTCTTGCAACGGGCCAGGGACACCGAGGCCGCGATGGCACAGTTTCGGCACCACCAAACGACGCACTACGTGAGCGTATCCCGGTTTCACGATGCCTACGGCCTGGATTGGCGGATCATCACCGTGGCCCCAGATCGCTATTTTCTGGGACATCTGCCCCGCCACCAGCAGCAAGCGCTGTTGCTGTGGCTGTTGGGGGTGATCAGCGCCCTAGGGCTGGGCCTGGTGGTGGCCCGGTTGTTCCTGTATCGGCTGAGGCACTATTACCGGGCGAGCCAAACTTTGGCGGCGGGCGACCTCAGCCAGCGTCTACTCACAGACAGCCCCATCCGAGAGCTAAACGGCATGGCCAGCGCCTTTAACCACATGGCTGACCAGTTGCAACAGTCCTTCCAGGGCATCCAGACCGCCCTCCAGGAGTCGGAGGCTAAGTTCACCACGATTTTTCGCGCTAGCCCGGTGCCCATGGCCATTGCCACCCTCAAGGAGCGGCGCATGGTGGCGGCCAATCACAGTTTCTTGACCCTGCTCAAGCAGCCGACGGAGGCGGTGGTGGGCCATCGCTGGGAGGACTTGGGGGCCAACCCCGACGGGGGTGAACCCTGGTGGCAGACCCTTGATATCCCGCCGCCAGTCCGCGATCTAGAGGTGCAGATCGCAACTGGGGCGGGGGTGCGTACGGTGCTGCTGTCGGCAACGGTGCAGGCGCTATCGGGGGAGGACTGTATGATCCTCACCTTCCACGACATTACCCAGCGGCGACAGGCGGAGGCCCATCTGCGCCAAACGGAGCAATGGCTGCGCCAGTACAGCCAGATTTCCCCCACCATGATCTACACCTACGTCGAAACGGCTACGGGGGGCCATGGCTTTGAATACCTCAGTGCTGCCCTAGAGGACATTGGCGGCATCAGCGTGGAGGAGGGGCTGCGGGATGCGAACGCGGTGCGGGGGCTGATCCATCCAGCGGATCGAGACGCCTACCTCCAGGCCGAAGCGGAGAGCGAAGCTACCCTCACAGCCTTTTCCCACCAGTGCCGCATTGTCACCCCTGCTGGCCAGATGAAGTGGGTGCATGTGCAGTCGCAGCCAGAGCGTCGCCGAGATGGATCGACGGCTTGGCATGGGGTGGTGGTGGATATCAGCGCTGAAAAGCACATGGAGGAAGCCCGATTGCAGAGCGAGGCCCAGCGACGTGCCATTCTCAATGCGCTGCCCGACCTGATTGTGCGTACCCGCCGAGACGGCACCTACCTGGAGATTAAGCCCGCCGCTACCTTCCCCACCGAGTTACCCTATTTTGTTGTGGGCAATAACCTGCGCCAGGTCTTGCCGCCCGATTTGCTGGTGCCCTACCTACAAACCATGGAGCGAGCCTTTGCCACGGGCGAAACCCAGTGCTATGAGTACGCCATTGAGGTGCAGGGAGAGACCCTCTGGCAGGAGGTGCGGATGGTGCCCATGGGCCTAGAGGAGATGCTGTTTGTGGTACGAAACCTCACCGATCTGCACCGCATGGCCATGGCGCTCCAGGAGAGTGAAACCCGATTTCGCCAGCTAGCGGAAACCGTAAAGGAGGGCTTCTTTGTCTACGAAATGGCAAGTCGTCGCTACTCCTACGTCAACCCGGCCTATGGGGCTGTGCTAGGGTTGGCTCCCCAGCCCGATCCACCCATCAACAAGCGCTGGGAACGCCTCCTAACCCATAGCCCCGCCGATCAGCCAGCCCGGAGCTTCATGCTCAGCCAGGAGCAATGGCTGAGCCACATTCACCCGGAGGATCGGCCCCGCATTGAAGCGGCCCTACAACGGGAACGCCAGGGGGAACTCTTCGACCAGGAATATCGCTACATCACCCCCGCTGAAGATCTGCGCTGGCTGCGATCCAAGGCATTTCCCCTCAAAGATGAGACGGGACAACTCATCCGCATTGTGGGTACTGTGGAAGACATCACCGAGCGACGACTGGCCGAAGATGCCCTGCGCCAGAGCGAAGCCCGTTTCCGCCGAGCCTTTGACCACGCCCCCTACGGTATTTCCCTGGTGTCGCCCACGGGCCAGTTTGTGATGGCAAATCCCAAATACTGTGCCCTGCTGGGCTATAGCGAAGCCGAACTACGCCAACTCCGGTTTCCAGACATTACCCACCCCGATGACCGCGAAGCCGACTGGCAGGCATTTCAACGCATGATGGCTGGGGATGCTTCGGCCAGTCAGATCGAAAAGCGGTACCTTACCCAGGAGGGGGAGGTCATCCCCGTAATTATCAACACTGCCCCCGTCTACGATGTCAATGGGCACCTACTCTACTCCGTGGGCCATGTGCAAGATATTCGCGAGCGCCAAGCCATCGACCGCATGAAGGACGAGTTTATTTCCGTGGTCAGCCACGAACTCCGCACGCCCATCACCTCCATTCAGGGTGCCCTAGCCCTGCTGGGAGCCGGGATCTATGCCAACCGCCCCGACAAGGCCAAGGCTATGCTGGAGATTGCTATTAACAACAGTGATCGCCTCGTTCACCTCGTTGATGATATTCTCAGCTTCGAGCGCCTAGAGTCGGGCCGGGTGCAGCTTGAGCCCGAACTCTGCCAGGTGGAAGACCTCTTTGCCCAGGCCGTCGATAGCGTCAAGGCCCTGGCGGATCAGGCCCACATCACCCTAGAGACCCAGCCCCGCTGCGCCCCCCTAGAAGCCGCCCCCGACGCCATTGTGCAGACCCTTACCAACCTGCTCAGCAACGCCATCAAGTTTTCCCCTCCGGGCAGCACCGTCTGGCTCCGAGCCACCCTTACCGACGCCATCGATCCCAGCCCTGCCTCCTCAACCCGTCTTTCCCCCAACTCCCGCCTTCCCCCTCCCGCCTTCCCCCTTCCGCCTTCCCCCACCCCACCCTCCTACCTGCTCATCACCGTCCAAGACCAAGGACGCGGCATCCCCGCCAACAAACTCGACCACATCTTCGAGCAGTTTCAGCAGGTGGATGCCTCGGATTCTCGTCAGCGGGGAGGAACGGGGCTGGGCCTTGCTATCTGCAAACGCATTGTCGAGCAACATCAGGGCCGCATTTGGGTAGAGAGCCAATTAGGCCAGGGCAGCACCTTCTACGTTGCTCTTCCCCTCCAGACCCCCAACGCCTCCCAGGAGGTCTTCCATGCCTAA
- a CDS encoding response regulator, which yields MPKRLLIVDDEDDIRTIVTAALEELAGWHIIEADTVQTGLDLAVRAQPDAILLDISMPDRDGFNLFAQLQDQPATQAIPVIVFTSKVLAQDRSRFATLAIAGVITKPFDPLRLGNQIASLLAWEIP from the coding sequence ATGCCTAAACGCCTGCTGATTGTGGACGACGAAGACGATATCCGCACCATCGTCACCGCCGCCCTCGAGGAACTCGCGGGTTGGCACATCATCGAAGCCGACACGGTGCAGACGGGTTTAGACCTCGCGGTCAGGGCCCAGCCCGATGCCATTTTGCTCGACATCTCCATGCCCGACAGGGACGGCTTCAACCTCTTTGCCCAGCTTCAGGATCAGCCTGCTACCCAGGCTATTCCCGTGATTGTGTTCACCTCCAAGGTGCTGGCCCAGGATCGATCCCGATTCGCCACCCTCGCCATCGCCGGGGTTATCACCAAGCCCTTTGATCCTCTACGTTTGGGCAACCAAATTGCCAGCCTCCTCGCCTGGGAAATCCCCTAG
- the folB gene encoding dihydroneopterin aldolase, with protein MDTLDALHLTAIRAYGYTGALPEENVLGQWFEADLTLYLDLSRPCQSDHLPDTHNYCTVVERTQRIIREQRFALIERLAGEIAQEALATDGRIRRVRVKVTKLTPPIPDFSGQVAVEITRDRMQP; from the coding sequence ATGGACACCCTAGACGCCCTTCACCTCACTGCCATTCGTGCCTACGGCTATACGGGCGCTCTACCCGAAGAAAACGTCCTGGGCCAGTGGTTTGAGGCGGATCTCACCCTCTACCTCGACCTGTCCCGCCCCTGCCAGAGCGACCACCTGCCCGATACCCACAACTATTGCACCGTCGTTGAGCGCACCCAGCGGATCATTCGCGAACAGCGCTTTGCCCTGATTGAGCGGCTAGCCGGGGAAATTGCCCAGGAAGCTCTGGCCACCGACGGTCGAATTCGTCGGGTGCGGGTGAAGGTGACAAAGCTGACACCGCCAATTCCTGACTTTAGTGGCCAGGTGGCAGTAGAAATCACCCGCGATAGAATGCAACCATAG
- a CDS encoding response regulator: protein MPSPRLLLIEHEASLREVLGACLGELGDWDVTTSRFIQEGILLCKKHRPDVILVDASTPEADALLLMEQLKRDSLNQAIPIVLISAKADWFTAPELHQMGFLGAISKPFNPSTLSAKIHHMMAYSASTS from the coding sequence ATGCCTAGCCCAAGGCTGCTGTTGATTGAGCATGAAGCCAGTCTTCGAGAGGTTCTGGGTGCTTGCCTAGGGGAACTAGGAGACTGGGACGTGACCACCTCTCGGTTTATTCAGGAGGGGATTTTACTGTGCAAAAAACATCGCCCTGACGTAATTTTGGTGGATGCCTCAACTCCAGAAGCCGACGCTCTCCTACTGATGGAGCAGCTTAAGCGCGACTCTCTTAACCAGGCCATTCCCATTGTTTTGATCAGCGCTAAAGCAGACTGGTTTACAGCCCCTGAACTACACCAGATGGGCTTTTTAGGCGCTATTTCTAAGCCTTTTAATCCATCAACACTGTCTGCTAAAATTCACCACATGATGGCTTATTCAGCTTCAACCTCCTAG
- a CDS encoding response regulator transcription factor yields MKILLMEDDAPTREHLTAILSGHRYAVDSVEDGTTGLEMAMQWPYDLLIVDWQLPSLSGLEVCQRLRQRGSQTPILMLTVRDANADIVAGLDAGADDYLAKSSEPSQLLARVRALLRRNATVADPVLRWGDLTLDPAQAQVTYQGQPISCRPKEYELLELFLRNPQRLLTRSLIIDHLWPMADAPTEGSITNLVKDVRQRLRRAGLRDHPIETVYGLGYRLRAPAVIEAPPFTPAAAPSQEAPPVVKPDVELDIKPDVKPSATTDREAGDDLALGPSLETALPPRLATALEGATQRFHIALDQRLALLEQTAAAAATHTLTAEKRQHAFAEAHRLAGGLGMFGYGQAAQAAEALELLLCPAAAQLASPQLAAQMQHHLTALKQALTHPPDGS; encoded by the coding sequence ATGAAAATTTTGCTGATGGAGGACGATGCCCCCACCCGTGAGCACCTAACCGCCATTTTGTCGGGTCATCGCTATGCGGTGGACAGCGTTGAGGACGGCACCACGGGGCTGGAGATGGCGATGCAGTGGCCCTACGACCTGCTGATCGTAGATTGGCAATTGCCCTCCCTCAGCGGCCTGGAGGTCTGCCAGCGACTGCGCCAGAGGGGAAGCCAGACGCCCATTCTCATGTTGACCGTGCGGGATGCCAACGCCGACATTGTGGCAGGGCTGGATGCCGGAGCCGATGACTACCTGGCCAAGTCCTCCGAGCCATCCCAGTTGTTGGCTCGGGTGCGGGCCTTGCTCCGACGCAATGCCACGGTGGCCGATCCGGTGCTGCGCTGGGGGGATCTCACCCTCGATCCGGCCCAGGCCCAAGTCACCTACCAAGGCCAGCCCATTTCCTGCCGTCCTAAGGAATACGAGCTGCTGGAACTGTTTTTACGCAATCCCCAGCGCCTCCTCACCCGCAGCCTGATTATCGATCACCTCTGGCCCATGGCCGATGCCCCCACCGAAGGATCGATTACCAACCTGGTGAAGGATGTGCGCCAGCGGTTGAGGCGGGCGGGCCTGCGCGACCATCCCATCGAAACCGTCTACGGCCTAGGCTATCGGCTCCGGGCTCCAGCGGTCATCGAGGCCCCACCCTTTACGCCAGCGGCTGCCCCCAGCCAAGAGGCCCCGCCCGTGGTCAAGCCGGATGTTGAGCTGGACATTAAGCCGGACGTCAAACCAAGCGCCACCACGGATAGGGAAGCCGGGGATGATCTGGCCCTAGGGCCAAGCCTGGAGACCGCCCTACCTCCACGCTTAGCCACCGCCCTAGAAGGAGCCACCCAGCGCTTTCACATTGCCCTAGACCAGCGCCTTGCCCTGCTCGAACAAACCGCCGCTGCCGCCGCCACCCACACCCTCACCGCCGAGAAGCGCCAGCACGCCTTTGCCGAAGCCCACCGCCTAGCTGGGGGATTAGGAATGTTTGGCTATGGCCAAGCGGCCCAGGCCGCCGAAGCCCTGGAGTTACTCCTGTGCCCCGCCGCCGCCCAGCTTGCCTCTCCCCAGCTTGCCGCCCAAATGCAGCACCACCTCACGGCCCTCAAACAAGCCCTCACCCACCCCCCTGACGGATCCTGA